A window of the Lactuca sativa cultivar Salinas chromosome 5, Lsat_Salinas_v11, whole genome shotgun sequence genome harbors these coding sequences:
- the LOC111913103 gene encoding uncharacterized protein LOC111913103: MNAEKKVGFNKGKLRCFNCHEPGHFARDCSKPDMRENNERTMVSVGNSKGATTNKQNDNLALNISGPENAHLAQINDTAEEEAEIEPKAKMVDLQIAFMLLKRENEDLKYERYELKRDQRPLKEKLEAKTSDFRKLQEHYNNKCENYNYIKKQLVVTEELNTLKIHYENVDFNFKKFDVSSEKVATIIEKQMKWKDKKQVGIGYKSVPPPFNYNYTTQPMTLEEIDREPFMVFGKSAAEQATKPSARVLDTNISTSIADVTVSQQTQDDGKIESNNNLVSKVGVSNSNVDESVLDVKTDILSCDDVMSNSNVSDSCDVVFVKSTESDTNISTPSTSVTHSNFCNCTCGKVRKVHKIMKSDNGGTKSKDNKQFFSTVILPATLLKIVPTEHLCIFQHRGKKMSLEEGGEGGKITQMGTLSNKVQSFENINYAPELKYSLLSVSQICDKGYSTHFTDKECLILKSDIVIPDEWILVKSKRDGNAYIIDMNNNLPEQVICLFSKVSE, from the exons ATGAATGCTGAAAAGAAGGTGGGGTTCAACAAAGGCAAACTCCGATGCTTTAACTGCCATGAACCTGGTCATTTTGCCAGAGACTGCTCGAAGCCTGATATGAGGGAAAACAACGAAAGAACAATGGTGTCAGTGGGTAACAGCAAGGGAGCTACCACCAACAAACAGAATGATAATCTT GCCCTAAACATCTCGGGACCTGAGAATGCGCATCTTGCCCAAATCAACGACACTGCAGAAGAAGAAGCTGAGATTGAACCAAAGGCAAAGATGGTGGATCTGCAAATCGCGTTTATG TTACTAAAAAGAGAGAACGAGGACTTAAAATATGAAAGGTATGAACTAAAGAGAGATCAAAGACCACTAAAAGAGAAATTAGAGGCCAAGACTAGCGATTTTAGGAAGTTGCAGGAACATTACaacaataaatgtgaaaattacaaTTACATAAAGAAACAACTTGTTGTCACTGAGGAACTTAACACATTGAAAATACATTATGAAAATGTtgattttaactttaaaaaatttgatgtgtcaagtgagaaaGTGGCAACAATAATTGAAAAGCAAATGAAGTGGAAGGACAAAAAGCAAGTAGGAATAGGTTATAAGAGTGTCCCTCCCCCATTTAATTACAATTACACTACTCAACCTATGACTCTGGAGGAGATAGACCGAGAACCATTTATGGTCTTTGGTAAATCAGCTGCTGAACAGGCCACAAAACCTAGTGCTAGGGTTTtggatactaacatttctacctcTATTGCAGATGTGACAGTAAGCCAGCAAACGCAAGATGATGGGAAGATTGAGTCTAATAATAATTTGGTGTCAAAAGTTGGTGTTTCTAATTCAAATGTTGATGAGTCTGTTCTTGATGTTAAGACTGATATTTTATCTTGTGATGATGTGATGTCGAACTCAAATGTTTCTGATAGTTGTGATGTTGTTTTTGTAAAATCCACTGAATCTGATACTAACATATCCACACCTTCTACATCTGTCACACATTCTAACTTCTGCAATTGCACATGTGGGAAGGTTAGAAAGGTCCATAAGATCATGAAATCTGATAATGGCGGTACCAAGTCTAAAGATAATAAGCAATTTTTTTCAACTGTGATACTGCCGGCCACATTGCTCAAAATTGTTCCAACCGAGCATTTGTGCATTTTTCAACACCGAGGAAAGAAAATGAGTCTCGAGGAAG GAGGTGAAGGCGGAAAGATCACTCAAATGGGAACACTTTCAAATAAAGTGCAAAGTTTCGAGAATATCAACTACGCACCCGAGTTGAAGTATAGTTTGTTGAGTGTTTCTCAGATATGTGACAAGGGATACTCAACACATTTCACCGATAAAGAATGTCTAATTTTAAAGTCAGACATTGTTATCCCGGATGaatggattcttgtaaaatcaaAACGGGACGGAAATGCATATATCATTGACATGAACAACAATCTTCCTGAACAAGTCATTTGCctcttctcaaaggtttctgagtaA